The following are encoded in a window of Algiphilus aromaticivorans DG1253 genomic DNA:
- a CDS encoding class I SAM-dependent methyltransferase: MAIYDHYVLPVVLDCCCGMKPIQKERAGLLPRARGRVLEIGIGTGRNFPFYAPEQVSSLIGLDPAEQMNAKARKRAAEAGMSVELMGVSAEGIPAEDNSFDTVVCTFSLCTIPDPVAALHEMRRVLKPEGELLFSEHGLAPEPKVQRWQHRLSPGWSKIAGGCQLDRDIPQLLDAGGFAIDEMREGYLKGPKPWTYVRTGWARAA, encoded by the coding sequence ATGGCCATCTATGATCATTACGTACTGCCCGTCGTTCTCGACTGCTGCTGCGGCATGAAGCCGATTCAGAAAGAACGGGCCGGACTGTTGCCGCGGGCGCGTGGACGGGTTCTGGAGATCGGCATTGGAACCGGCCGTAATTTTCCCTTCTACGCGCCGGAGCAGGTGTCCTCGCTGATCGGCCTGGATCCGGCCGAGCAGATGAACGCCAAGGCGCGCAAGCGCGCCGCGGAAGCCGGCATGAGCGTTGAGTTGATGGGTGTTTCGGCCGAAGGTATTCCCGCCGAAGACAACAGTTTCGACACTGTCGTCTGCACCTTCTCGCTTTGCACGATTCCGGATCCGGTCGCCGCGCTGCACGAGATGCGACGGGTACTCAAGCCCGAAGGCGAGCTGCTCTTCTCCGAGCACGGTCTTGCTCCGGAGCCGAAGGTGCAGCGCTGGCAGCACCGTCTCTCGCCGGGGTGGAGCAAGATTGCCGGCGGATGTCAGCTGGACCGCGACATTCCACAGCTGCTGGATGCAGGCGGATTCGCCATCGACGAGATGCGCGAGGGCTACCTCAAG